The genomic stretch AAGCAGCGCTTGAAACCGTAAAAAAATTCCAGTGGGCACCGGATATTATTCACTGCCACGGCTGGATGACCAGTTTGATTCCGCTATACATTAAAACAGCTTATAAAAAATGAGCCGGTATTCCAACATTCAAAAGTGGTTTACTCGATGTATAAAGGTGCATTTGAAGGTCATTTAGATAAAGCGAAATTTTTAGAAAAAGCACCTATTAATACCATGGTTGAACCTGAACACTTAAATGCGTTTAAAGATTACGACCATCTTGGATTAAGCAAAGGTGCTGCCGCATATGCCGATGGTGTTATTATTGGTAGTGCAGTTATTGAAAAAGAAATCAGCAAATATCTTAAAGCGCAAGGTAAACCGGTACTCGAATTTACTGAAGAAGAATACCTCGATAAATACGCTGAATTTTATGACAATTTAGCTCCAATAATTTCAAAATAAATCCGTTATAGGCAGGATGAACAAGGTTGTGTATTTATTGATTGGCGGTTTGATTGTGTTAGCAGCATCGTGCCGAAAAGATAATTTTATTGGTGAAGAATTACTACCCGAAGAAGACTTCTTAAATTCAACAAGGGTTGATACGTTTAAAATGATAACGTATACCGATTATGATGATTCGGTAGTTACCAGTCAAAATCCGTTTTATGCACTCGGCAGTATGACCAGCGAATTTATGGTAAAGCAACTGCAGGCATTTTTGCACAGGTGGTTTTACCGCCAACAATTTATTTTTTGGTGATAATCCGCATGTTGACTCTGTAGTGCTAACTTTAGATTATGCTAGCTATTACGGCGATACCACTGCCACACATTGTGTTTCTGTTTATCGTTTAACAGAACCGATTCGCAATAACAGAAATTATTATTCGAATCAGCAATTTCATCACCTCAATATTCCTGTCGGCAAAAAAATGAATTTTGGCAAAAAAACGCGATAGCGTAACACTTGCTGATGGTTCACTTGGGAGCCACATTTACGTATTAATTTATTTGATGCG from Bacteroidota bacterium encodes the following:
- a CDS encoding DUF4270 family protein gives rise to the protein MLTLDYASYYGDTTATHCVSVYRLTEPIRNNRNYYSNQQFHHLNIPVGKKMNFGKKTR